In Ctenopharyngodon idella isolate HZGC_01 chromosome 1, HZGC01, whole genome shotgun sequence, a single genomic region encodes these proteins:
- the LOC127516088 gene encoding gastrula zinc finger protein XlCGF26.1-like isoform X1: MKDRVSVKEDYITCHQCGICFTKQACLEKHMRIHMGEKPFTCPQCGKRFTFKQSIQRHMRIHTGEKPFTCSQCGKSFTEKQNLKYHMRIHTGEKPFTCFQCGKSYTMKQSLEIHMRIHTGEKPFPCSQCGRSFNMKQNLDIHMRNHTGEKPFICSECGKSFTVKHNLESHIKIHTGEKPFTCSQCGKSFTEKHNLKYHMRIHTGEKPFTCPQCGKSYTLKQSLEIHMRIHTGVKPFSCSQCGRSFTVKRILESHMRIHTGEKLFICPQCGKSFAVKQSLERHMIIHTGEKPFICSLCGKSFTEQRILKVHMRIHTGEKPFNCRQCEKNFTVKQHFESHMRIHTGEKPFICPQCGKSFTVKQNLGSHMRIHTGEKPFICPQCGKSFTVKRNLERHMRIHTGEKPFICFQCGNSFTVNQSLERHMRIHTGEKPFTCPQCGKSFTMKQGLERHLRIHTGKNND, from the coding sequence GTGTAAAAGAAGATTATATCACTTGCCATCAATGTGGGATATGTTTCACCAAGCAAGCGTGCCTTGAAaagcacatgagaattcacatgGGAGAAAAGCCGTTCACCTGCCCGCAGTGTGGAAAGAGATTCACATTTAAACAAAGCATTCAGagacacatgagaattcacactggagagaagcctttcacctgctctcagtgtggaaagagtttcacagagAAACAAAACCTTAAATATCATatgagaattcatactggagagaagcctttcacctgctttcagtgtggaaagagttacaCAATGAAGCAAAGCCTTGAgattcacatgagaattcacactggagagaagcctttcccctgctctcagtgtggaaggagttttaacatgaaacaaaacctTGATATTCACATGAGAaatcacactggagagaagcctttcatctgctctgagtgtggaaagagtttcacagtgAAACACAACCTTGAGAGTCACATtaaaattcacactggagagaagcctttcacctgctctcagtgtggaaagagtttcacagagAAACACAACCTTAAGtatcacatgagaattcacactggagagaagcctttcacctgccctcagtgtggaaagagttacaCATTGAAGCAAAGCCTTGAgattcacatgagaattcacactggagtgAAGCCTTTCTCTTGCTCTCAATGTGGAAGGAGTTTCACAGTGAAAAGAATCCTTGAGagtcacatgagaattcacactggagagaagctgtTCATCTGccctcaatgtggaaagagttttgcaGTGAAACAAAGCCTTGAGAGACACATGataattcacactggagaaaagcctttcaTCTGCTCtctgtgtggaaagagtttcacagaacaaagaatccttaaagttcacatgagaattcatactggagagaagcctttcaacTGCCGTCAGTGTGAAAAGAATTTCACAGTGAAACAACATTTTGAAagtcacatgagaattcacactggagagaagccttttatttgtcctcagtgtggaaagagtttcacagtgAAACAAAACCTAGGGagtcacatgagaattcacactggagaaaagccttttaTTTGtcctcaatgtggaaagagtttcacagtgAAACGAAACCTTGAGagacacatgagaattcacactggagagaagcctttcatcTGCTTTCAATGTGGAAATAGTTTCACAGTGAATCAAAGCCTTGAGagacacatgagaattcacactggagagaaacctttcacctgccctcaatgtggaaagagtttcacgaTGAAACAAGGCCTTGAGAGACAcctgagaattcacactggaaaGAACAATGACTAA
- the LOC127516088 gene encoding gastrula zinc finger protein XlCGF26.1-like isoform X2 codes for MKDRVKEDYITCHQCGICFTKQACLEKHMRIHMGEKPFTCPQCGKRFTFKQSIQRHMRIHTGEKPFTCSQCGKSFTEKQNLKYHMRIHTGEKPFTCFQCGKSYTMKQSLEIHMRIHTGEKPFPCSQCGRSFNMKQNLDIHMRNHTGEKPFICSECGKSFTVKHNLESHIKIHTGEKPFTCSQCGKSFTEKHNLKYHMRIHTGEKPFTCPQCGKSYTLKQSLEIHMRIHTGVKPFSCSQCGRSFTVKRILESHMRIHTGEKLFICPQCGKSFAVKQSLERHMIIHTGEKPFICSLCGKSFTEQRILKVHMRIHTGEKPFNCRQCEKNFTVKQHFESHMRIHTGEKPFICPQCGKSFTVKQNLGSHMRIHTGEKPFICPQCGKSFTVKRNLERHMRIHTGEKPFICFQCGNSFTVNQSLERHMRIHTGEKPFTCPQCGKSFTMKQGLERHLRIHTGKNND; via the coding sequence GTGTAAAAGAAGATTATATCACTTGCCATCAATGTGGGATATGTTTCACCAAGCAAGCGTGCCTTGAAaagcacatgagaattcacatgGGAGAAAAGCCGTTCACCTGCCCGCAGTGTGGAAAGAGATTCACATTTAAACAAAGCATTCAGagacacatgagaattcacactggagagaagcctttcacctgctctcagtgtggaaagagtttcacagagAAACAAAACCTTAAATATCATatgagaattcatactggagagaagcctttcacctgctttcagtgtggaaagagttacaCAATGAAGCAAAGCCTTGAgattcacatgagaattcacactggagagaagcctttcccctgctctcagtgtggaaggagttttaacatgaaacaaaacctTGATATTCACATGAGAaatcacactggagagaagcctttcatctgctctgagtgtggaaagagtttcacagtgAAACACAACCTTGAGAGTCACATtaaaattcacactggagagaagcctttcacctgctctcagtgtggaaagagtttcacagagAAACACAACCTTAAGtatcacatgagaattcacactggagagaagcctttcacctgccctcagtgtggaaagagttacaCATTGAAGCAAAGCCTTGAgattcacatgagaattcacactggagtgAAGCCTTTCTCTTGCTCTCAATGTGGAAGGAGTTTCACAGTGAAAAGAATCCTTGAGagtcacatgagaattcacactggagagaagctgtTCATCTGccctcaatgtggaaagagttttgcaGTGAAACAAAGCCTTGAGAGACACATGataattcacactggagaaaagcctttcaTCTGCTCtctgtgtggaaagagtttcacagaacaaagaatccttaaagttcacatgagaattcatactggagagaagcctttcaacTGCCGTCAGTGTGAAAAGAATTTCACAGTGAAACAACATTTTGAAagtcacatgagaattcacactggagagaagccttttatttgtcctcagtgtggaaagagtttcacagtgAAACAAAACCTAGGGagtcacatgagaattcacactggagaaaagccttttaTTTGtcctcaatgtggaaagagtttcacagtgAAACGAAACCTTGAGagacacatgagaattcacactggagagaagcctttcatcTGCTTTCAATGTGGAAATAGTTTCACAGTGAATCAAAGCCTTGAGagacacatgagaattcacactggagagaaacctttcacctgccctcaatgtggaaagagtttcacgaTGAAACAAGGCCTTGAGAGACAcctgagaattcacactggaaaGAACAATGACTAA
- the LOC127515847 gene encoding gastrula zinc finger protein XlCGF57.1-like isoform X2 translates to MRSHTGVKPFICPQCGKGFTLKQGLEAHIRIHTGEKPFSCFVCGKSFAQQGQLKYHVTSHTGEKPFTCPQCEKSFTAKQSLKIHMRIHTGEKPFTCLQCGMSFSQVKHLKRHIRTHTGEKPFTCIQCGKSYKVKQSLESHMRIHTGEKPFTCPQCGKSYRLKQSLECHLKSHTGEKPFTCPQCGKSFTVKQSLDSHMTIHTGEKPFTCSQCGKSFAIKRYLEYHMRIHTGEKPFSCPQCGNRFAMKSNLEKHMRIHTGEKPFSCPQCGKRFTVKQSLDSHMTFHNGERPFICSQCGKGFDVKLKLEYHMRIHTGEKPFVCPQCGKSFSMKNNLERHMKIHIGAKPFSCFECGKSFTVKQGLDIHMRVHSGVKPFICPQCGKRFTVKQSLESHMMHHTGEKPFTCSECGKSFTVKQSFEIHMRIHTGEKPFTCSLCGKSFTVKQSLERHMRNHTGERPFNCPHCAKTFTQMGHLNRHMKNHTGKMPFDRAGESPPPPVCSIHQNEVTAVIVYQKSNQLSEEIDVVNILYD, encoded by the coding sequence ATGAGGAGTCATACTGGAGTGAAGCCTTTCATCTGCCCTCAATGTGGAAAGGGTTTCACATTAAAACAAGGCCTTGAGGCTCACAtcagaattcacactggagagaagcctttctcCTGCTttgtgtgtggaaagagtttcgcACAACAAGGACAACTTAAATATCATGTGACAagccacactggagagaagcctttcacctgccctcaATGTGAAAAGAGTTTCACAGCCAAACAAAGCCTTAAaattcacatgagaattcacactggagagaagcctttcacctgtcTTCAGTGTGGAATGAGCTTCTCACAAGTAAAACACCTTAAGCGTCACATAAGAacacacactggagagaagcctttcacctgcattcaatgtggaaagagttacaAAGTGAAACAAAGCCTTGAAagtcacatgagaattcacactggagagaagcctttcacctgcccccaatgtggaaagagttacaGATTGAAACAAAGCCTTGAATGTCACTTGAAaagtcacactggagagaagccttttacCTGCCcccaatgtggaaagagtttcacagtgAAACAAAGCCTTGACAGTCACATGAccattcacactggagaaaagccattCACCTGctctcaatgtggaaagagtttcgcTATAAAACGTTACCTTGAGtatcacatgagaattcacactggagagaagcctttcagcTGCCCTCAATGTGGAAACAGATTCGCAATGAAAAGTAACCTTGAGaaacacatgagaattcacaccggagagaagcctttctCCTGCCCccagtgtggaaagagattCACAGTAAAACAAAGCCTTGACAGTCACATGACCTTTCACAATGGAGAAAGGCCATTCATCTGCTCTCAATGTGGAAAGGGTTTTGATGTGAAACTAAAACTTGAGtatcacatgagaattcacactggagagaagcctttcgtCTGccctcaatgtggaaagagtttctcaATGAAAAACAACCTTGAGAGACACATGAAAATTCACATTGGAGCGAAGCCTTTCAGCTGCTtcgagtgtggaaagagtttcaccgTGAAACAAGGCCTCGAtattcacatgagagttcacagtGGAGTGAAGCCTTTCATCTGCCCccagtgtggaaagagattCACAGTGAAACAAAGCcttgagagtcacatgatgcatcacactggagagaagcctttcacttGCTCtgaatgtggaaagagtttcacagtgAAACAAAGCTTTGAGatacacatgagaattcacactggagagaagcctttcacctgctctctgtgtggaaagagtttcacagtaAAACAAAGCCTTGAGAGACACATGAGAAATCACACTGGTGAAAGGCCTTTCAACTGTCCTCACTGTGCGAAGACCTTCACGCAAATGGGACACCTTAACCGTCACATGAAAAATCACACTGGAAAGATGCCTTTTGACAGAGCGGGGGAATCTCCTCCTCCACCTGTTTGCAGCAtccatcaaaatgaagtgactGCAGTCATTGTGTACCAGAAATCCAACCAGCTATCGGAAGAGATTGATGTAGTcaatattttatatgattag
- the LOC127515847 gene encoding gastrula zinc finger protein XlCGF57.1-like isoform X1, translated as MEQHENNQTAQAPDVKTETCQSTSPKQKDIMQYQNELKEDYITCHQCGVHFTKQASFKQHMRSHTGVKPFICPQCGKGFTLKQGLEAHIRIHTGEKPFSCFVCGKSFAQQGQLKYHVTSHTGEKPFTCPQCEKSFTAKQSLKIHMRIHTGEKPFTCLQCGMSFSQVKHLKRHIRTHTGEKPFTCIQCGKSYKVKQSLESHMRIHTGEKPFTCPQCGKSYRLKQSLECHLKSHTGEKPFTCPQCGKSFTVKQSLDSHMTIHTGEKPFTCSQCGKSFAIKRYLEYHMRIHTGEKPFSCPQCGNRFAMKSNLEKHMRIHTGEKPFSCPQCGKRFTVKQSLDSHMTFHNGERPFICSQCGKGFDVKLKLEYHMRIHTGEKPFVCPQCGKSFSMKNNLERHMKIHIGAKPFSCFECGKSFTVKQGLDIHMRVHSGVKPFICPQCGKRFTVKQSLESHMMHHTGEKPFTCSECGKSFTVKQSFEIHMRIHTGEKPFTCSLCGKSFTVKQSLERHMRNHTGERPFNCPHCAKTFTQMGHLNRHMKNHTGKMPFDRAGESPPPPVCSIHQNEVTAVIVYQKSNQLSEEIDVVNILYD; from the exons ATGGAGCAGCATGAAAACAACCAGACCGCACAGGCACCAGATGTCAAGACGGAAACCTGCCAGTCGACTAGTCCTAAACAGAAGGATATAATGCAGT atCAGAATGAACTGAAGGAAGATTATATCACTTGCCATCAATGTGGGGTGCATTTCACAAAGCAAGCAAGCTTTAAGCAGCACATGAGGAGTCATACTGGAGTGAAGCCTTTCATCTGCCCTCAATGTGGAAAGGGTTTCACATTAAAACAAGGCCTTGAGGCTCACAtcagaattcacactggagagaagcctttctcCTGCTttgtgtgtggaaagagtttcgcACAACAAGGACAACTTAAATATCATGTGACAagccacactggagagaagcctttcacctgccctcaATGTGAAAAGAGTTTCACAGCCAAACAAAGCCTTAAaattcacatgagaattcacactggagagaagcctttcacctgtcTTCAGTGTGGAATGAGCTTCTCACAAGTAAAACACCTTAAGCGTCACATAAGAacacacactggagagaagcctttcacctgcattcaatgtggaaagagttacaAAGTGAAACAAAGCCTTGAAagtcacatgagaattcacactggagagaagcctttcacctgcccccaatgtggaaagagttacaGATTGAAACAAAGCCTTGAATGTCACTTGAAaagtcacactggagagaagccttttacCTGCCcccaatgtggaaagagtttcacagtgAAACAAAGCCTTGACAGTCACATGAccattcacactggagaaaagccattCACCTGctctcaatgtggaaagagtttcgcTATAAAACGTTACCTTGAGtatcacatgagaattcacactggagagaagcctttcagcTGCCCTCAATGTGGAAACAGATTCGCAATGAAAAGTAACCTTGAGaaacacatgagaattcacaccggagagaagcctttctCCTGCCCccagtgtggaaagagattCACAGTAAAACAAAGCCTTGACAGTCACATGACCTTTCACAATGGAGAAAGGCCATTCATCTGCTCTCAATGTGGAAAGGGTTTTGATGTGAAACTAAAACTTGAGtatcacatgagaattcacactggagagaagcctttcgtCTGccctcaatgtggaaagagtttctcaATGAAAAACAACCTTGAGAGACACATGAAAATTCACATTGGAGCGAAGCCTTTCAGCTGCTtcgagtgtggaaagagtttcaccgTGAAACAAGGCCTCGAtattcacatgagagttcacagtGGAGTGAAGCCTTTCATCTGCCCccagtgtggaaagagattCACAGTGAAACAAAGCcttgagagtcacatgatgcatcacactggagagaagcctttcacttGCTCtgaatgtggaaagagtttcacagtgAAACAAAGCTTTGAGatacacatgagaattcacactggagagaagcctttcacctgctctctgtgtggaaagagtttcacagtaAAACAAAGCCTTGAGAGACACATGAGAAATCACACTGGTGAAAGGCCTTTCAACTGTCCTCACTGTGCGAAGACCTTCACGCAAATGGGACACCTTAACCGTCACATGAAAAATCACACTGGAAAGATGCCTTTTGACAGAGCGGGGGAATCTCCTCCTCCACCTGTTTGCAGCAtccatcaaaatgaagtgactGCAGTCATTGTGTACCAGAAATCCAACCAGCTATCGGAAGAGATTGATGTAGTcaatattttatatgattag